The following are encoded together in the Arcticibacterium luteifluviistationis genome:
- a CDS encoding ligand-binding sensor domain-containing protein, whose amino-acid sequence MKIAGYLLSLLLFSTSCNGQVNSNSPTDNVIENSKPIQVIGTPPSPFPQHNPYNDTGLVSQYIRSIFQDSKGNYWFGPAGQSVARFDGRTLNYFSKAAFFEGNETVESVNGNSVHAIAEDQNGNIWFGTYQGVVKYDARLPVGQGKTFKSYTQENGLSNTSVSRKGILVDKAGTVWVGTGEGVFKYNPLAESNGGQSFSAFEKIPSVNITDIMEDKDGNIWFTSKDLGVFLYDGKSIKSIAPKAGLGNNYAGGLAEDKVGNIWFNINGGICRYDGKTFTDFIIKDKIGTSEIWGLYIEQSGIIWITARGSTTRFDPSLSESDPKAFTVFTVEDGINCCVQSMYQDKAGRMWWGTGQGLYRFDGKRFYQVKQNGPW is encoded by the coding sequence ATGAAGATAGCTGGCTATTTACTTTCCCTTTTACTTTTTAGCACTTCTTGCAATGGGCAAGTGAATTCAAACTCACCTACAGACAATGTCATTGAGAACTCAAAACCAATCCAAGTTATAGGAACGCCACCTTCTCCATTTCCTCAACATAACCCCTACAATGACACGGGACTGGTAAGTCAGTATATCAGAAGTATTTTTCAGGACTCAAAAGGAAACTATTGGTTTGGGCCAGCAGGGCAAAGTGTAGCTAGATTCGATGGCAGGACTTTAAACTATTTTAGTAAAGCTGCGTTTTTTGAAGGAAATGAGACTGTTGAGAGCGTTAACGGCAATAGCGTACATGCTATCGCGGAAGACCAAAATGGCAATATCTGGTTTGGAACATATCAAGGAGTTGTTAAGTATGATGCCCGCCTGCCGGTCGGACAGGGAAAAACCTTTAAAAGTTATACCCAAGAAAATGGACTGAGTAATACCAGTGTCAGCCGAAAAGGAATTTTAGTTGATAAAGCTGGCACGGTTTGGGTCGGCACTGGGGAGGGTGTTTTCAAATATAATCCACTAGCCGAAAGTAACGGTGGTCAAAGTTTTTCAGCTTTTGAAAAGATACCTTCTGTTAACATCACAGACATCATGGAGGATAAGGATGGAAATATATGGTTTACTTCAAAAGACCTTGGAGTCTTTCTATACGATGGGAAATCTATTAAAAGTATTGCACCTAAAGCAGGTTTGGGTAATAATTATGCTGGAGGCCTTGCCGAGGATAAGGTAGGAAATATATGGTTTAACATTAATGGCGGCATTTGCCGATATGATGGAAAAACCTTTACAGACTTTATAATCAAAGACAAAATAGGTACAAGTGAAATTTGGGGACTTTATATAGAACAATCTGGTATTATCTGGATTACCGCCAGAGGCAGCACTACCAGATTTGACCCCTCGCTGTCAGAATCAGACCCAAAAGCATTTACAGTCTTTACCGTAGAAGATGGAATTAATTGCTGTGTACAAAGCATGTATCAAGATAAGGCTGGCAGAATGTGGTGGGGAACTGGGCAGGGTCTCTATAGATTTGATGGCAAACGCTTTTATCAGGTTAAACAAAATGGTCCTTGGTAG
- a CDS encoding polysaccharide deacetylase family protein produces the protein MTFKLSLLFLLAVLSSACQSPKSSDSEVIEKSITQEKPVMSFTFDDGITADLAGYQFEDWNEMILSQLDSNQLKATFFIRGDNKLNKKGQFLLQSWNDRGHKLANHTFTHPYYNSDKNTAKVFAEELSKTDTIISKFDNKINLFRFPYLKEGQNEAKVDSLRQILSENNYANGYVTIDASDWYINQRLIARLKEVGQNQEEIQKFRDYYLDHILDRAKYYEKLSYEINGRHINHTLLLHHNLTSALFLGDLIQRFKTEGWDIIDAEKAYQDKVFKQIPEPKYAGESLIWSLAKESGNYKDSLRYPAEDSRYEKPAMDKLGL, from the coding sequence ATGACCTTTAAATTATCTCTACTTTTTTTACTTGCGGTACTTTCAAGTGCTTGTCAATCACCTAAATCTTCAGATTCTGAGGTTATTGAAAAGTCCATAACGCAAGAAAAGCCTGTCATGAGTTTTACCTTTGATGACGGTATCACAGCAGATTTAGCTGGTTATCAGTTTGAAGATTGGAATGAGATGATATTATCTCAACTAGATAGCAATCAACTAAAGGCCACATTCTTTATCCGTGGAGATAATAAACTGAATAAGAAAGGTCAATTTTTACTCCAAAGCTGGAACGACAGAGGCCATAAGCTAGCTAATCACACCTTCACACATCCTTATTATAATTCGGACAAAAACACCGCGAAAGTTTTTGCAGAGGAATTAAGCAAAACAGATACTATCATTTCAAAGTTTGACAACAAAATCAATCTCTTCAGATTTCCCTATTTAAAAGAAGGGCAAAACGAGGCCAAAGTGGACAGTCTGAGGCAAATCCTTTCTGAAAATAATTACGCGAATGGCTATGTCACTATTGACGCCTCTGATTGGTATATTAATCAAAGATTGATTGCAAGGCTTAAAGAAGTAGGACAGAATCAGGAGGAAATCCAGAAATTCAGAGACTACTATTTAGACCACATTTTAGATAGAGCCAAATACTACGAAAAACTCTCTTACGAGATAAATGGCAGACATATTAATCATACACTACTGCTTCATCATAATTTAACCTCCGCCCTATTTTTAGGCGACCTCATTCAACGATTTAAAACCGAAGGTTGGGATATTATTGATGCTGAAAAAGCATACCAAGACAAGGTTTTCAAACAAATCCCTGAACCGAAATACGCAGGTGAAAGCCTTATTTGGTCGCTTGCGAAAGAATCTGGGAACTATAAAGATTCCTTGAGATATCCAGCAGAAGACAGCCGGTATGAAAAACCTGCAATGGATAAACTGGGTTTGTAG
- a CDS encoding YHYH protein, with the protein MKTYLFKAIALLAITLSACTNNTNNTKAIAEDKVTVAVKSENFLSGGLAEPITIEKRELSDGSTADCYKIVVTSTPTDHEMGPWCPGNIADDASAGGIWLEGGEVYDVDGEFVKNLATFYKDDTWMLYNSATGEITKTKTKEECQEAANPNVGVEYQNYCVECLPSYVADVKHTYYIPVTPKKAATPYIFASRPGGGGGPPKGERPPRPEGAPEGERPQGPPRGNSTLPSSRGIAFNGVVFDAPAPTDAILGAYTLAPFDDAGGHINLAAGYHYHAATGVSKKLAQADNHAAMIGYAFDGYGIFENTDSNGKEYTDLDKSRGHYDEVRGYHYHVDQAGNNNFINGLRGEYAL; encoded by the coding sequence ATGAAAACATATCTATTCAAAGCGATAGCTTTATTGGCAATAACATTATCGGCCTGTACCAACAATACAAACAACACAAAAGCAATAGCCGAAGATAAAGTTACAGTAGCGGTAAAAAGTGAAAACTTTCTATCTGGAGGATTGGCAGAACCTATAACCATAGAGAAACGTGAGCTTTCAGATGGCTCTACGGCAGATTGCTATAAAATAGTGGTAACCTCTACTCCGACTGACCATGAAATGGGCCCTTGGTGTCCTGGAAATATTGCTGATGATGCATCGGCTGGTGGTATCTGGCTAGAAGGTGGCGAGGTCTATGATGTTGATGGTGAGTTTGTGAAAAACTTGGCAACCTTTTATAAAGACGATACTTGGATGCTTTACAACAGTGCTACGGGTGAAATCACGAAGACAAAGACAAAAGAAGAGTGCCAAGAGGCGGCCAATCCAAATGTAGGAGTTGAATATCAGAACTATTGCGTGGAATGTTTGCCTTCTTATGTGGCTGATGTAAAACACACTTATTATATACCAGTTACACCTAAAAAAGCAGCGACTCCATATATTTTTGCAAGTCGCCCCGGCGGAGGGGGTGGTCCTCCAAAAGGCGAAAGACCTCCAAGACCAGAAGGTGCACCTGAAGGCGAAAGACCTCAGGGACCGCCAAGAGGTAACTCAACACTTCCGTCGAGTAGAGGAATTGCCTTCAACGGAGTGGTTTTTGACGCTCCAGCACCTACTGATGCCATTTTAGGAGCTTATACTTTAGCTCCATTTGATGACGCCGGTGGACATATAAATTTGGCCGCAGGTTACCATTATCATGCCGCCACAGGCGTTTCTAAAAAACTAGCACAAGCTGATAATCATGCAGCCATGATTGGTTACGCTTTTGACGGTTATGGAATCTTTGAAAACACTGATTCCAACGGAAAAGAATACACCGACTTAGATAAATCAAGAGGCCATTACGACGAGGTGCGTGGATACCACTATCACGTAGACCAAGCAGGAAATAATAATTTCATTAATGGCTTGAGAGGTGAATATGCCTTGTAA
- a CDS encoding YHYH protein, which yields MNKAKLFLGLGLLAFSLNSCDENDEEELTPGGDEEVSISVESANFISGGLAEAITIESRTLSDGTTADCYKIVVTSTPTDHEMGPWCPGNISDDASAGGIWLESGEKYDVDGAFVANLATFYNDNTWMMYNSSTGEITKTSTIQECEDAANPNVGAEYANYCVECLPSYVSDLTHTYYIPVTPKKATTAYSFAIAGGGGPGGPGGTVSTIPSSRGIAFNGVVFDAPAPTDAILGAYTLAPFDDAGGHINLAAGYHYHAATGLSKQIEQTDNHAAMIGYAFDGYGIYGNTDGSGNEYTDLDESRGHYDETRGYHYHVDYAGNNNFINGLRGEYAL from the coding sequence ATGAACAAAGCAAAATTATTTTTAGGCCTAGGCCTTTTAGCTTTCTCTTTAAATTCATGTGACGAGAATGATGAAGAAGAATTAACACCTGGCGGTGATGAAGAAGTAAGCATCTCGGTAGAAAGTGCTAATTTTATTTCTGGCGGCTTAGCAGAAGCTATTACTATAGAAAGTAGAACTCTTTCTGACGGCACCACAGCCGATTGCTACAAAATAGTAGTGACCTCTACCCCTACCGACCATGAAATGGGACCTTGGTGTCCGGGTAATATTTCTGATGATGCATCAGCTGGTGGAATTTGGTTAGAAAGCGGTGAGAAGTATGATGTAGACGGAGCATTTGTAGCAAATTTAGCTACATTTTATAATGACAACACCTGGATGATGTATAACAGCAGCACTGGTGAAATCACAAAAACCTCCACGATACAGGAATGCGAAGACGCTGCCAATCCAAATGTAGGAGCAGAATACGCGAACTATTGTGTGGAGTGTTTACCATCTTATGTAAGCGATTTAACGCACACTTATTATATTCCTGTAACTCCTAAAAAAGCGACAACTGCCTACTCTTTTGCAATAGCCGGTGGTGGTGGACCTGGAGGACCAGGAGGAACTGTTAGCACAATACCTTCTAGTAGAGGAATAGCCTTTAACGGAGTGGTTTTTGATGCTCCAGCACCTACTGATGCCATTTTAGGAGCTTATACTTTAGCTCCCTTTGATGATGCTGGTGGACATATAAACTTAGCAGCAGGTTATCATTATCACGCAGCCACAGGACTTTCTAAGCAAATAGAACAAACTGACAACCATGCAGCCATGATTGGTTATGCTTTTGACGGTTACGGTATTTACGGAAACACAGACGGTAGCGGAAACGAATACACAGACCTAGATGAGTCAAGAGGACATTATGACGAAACTAGGGGTTATCATTACCATGTGGACTATGCAGGAAATAACAACTTCATTAATGGTTTAAGAGGAGAGTATGCACTTTAA
- a CDS encoding outer membrane beta-barrel protein, whose protein sequence is MKKLIQNGKGELFLNATELLNTMVIKAKVTGNNFNYISKKHYETQVIRLGYSY, encoded by the coding sequence GTGAAAAAACTTATACAAAACGGTAAAGGTGAACTATTTTTAAACGCTACGGAACTCCTAAATACCATGGTAATAAAAGCCAAAGTAACAGGAAACAACTTCAACTATATCAGCAAAAAACACTACGAAACGCAGGTCATTAGATTGGGCTATAGCTATTAG